The sequence ACGGATGCATGTAAAATTTGTTTGCTTGCTGGCGATGATGTGAAATTAGTTAAAGGTGAAATTTTCAACATTAAGATTACGACGCCTTACGATTTGAAAGTAGCGAATGCGATTATTCAGGAGCGGATAGCCAATGATTAATCAAGTATATAGACTTGTGTCAGAGAGACAGTTTGAAGTTGCCAATGTGGACGAATCATTAACAGGTGATGTGGTTGTTGTTAGACCGACTCATTTATCTATTTGTGCGGCAGATCAACGTTACTATACAGGTTCTAGAGGAAAAGAAATGTTATCTAAAAAACTTCCAATGGCGCTTATTCATGAAGGCGTTGGCGAAGTTGTTTATGATGCGACGAAAGAGTTTAAACCTGGAACAAAAGTTGTCATGATTCCAAATACACCATTTGAGAATGATCCAGTCATTGCTGAGAACTATTTACGTTCGAGTAAATTCCGTTCTAGTGGTTATGATGGCTTAATGCAGGATTATGTGTTTATGCGTCGTGACCGCGTAGTGGCATTACCGGATGATATTAACATGAAAGTAGCTGCTTTCTCAGAGCTGATTTCCGTGGCAGTTCACGCTATTTTACGCTTTGAAGGAAAAAGTAATGCTAACCGGGAATCTTTTGGTGTGTGGGGCGACGGGAACTTAGGTTTCATCACTTCTTTACTACTGAAAAATTGGTATCCAGATAGCAAAGTTTACATTTTTGGTAAAACACCATATAAATTAGACTTCTTTTCTTTTGTGGATGGTGCTTATGCGATTGATGATGTTCCGGCTGATTTAGTTATTGATCAAGCATTCGAATGTGCTGGAGGAATGGGTAGTCAGTACGCGGTGAGTCAAATTATTGATGTCATTAAACCAGAAGGAACCATTTCCTTACTTGGTGTTTCGGAGTATCCGATTGAATTTAATTCACGTATGGTACTTGAAAAAGGACTGACCGTTTATGGAAGTAGTCGTAGCGGACGTATTGATTTTGAGAAGACAGTGGAGTTCTTATCAACTAATAAACGCGGAGTAGAATATTTACAAAATCTTGTTGGGGAAGTTCATACGGTTCATTCCATTCAAGATGTTATCGAAGCATTTGAAGCTGATTTACGTAGTCCATGGGGCAAGAGCGTTATGGAGTGGAAGATATAATAAAACATTGGGGAGTTTAGGTTGTAAGCTGATGAATTTGTTTGCTAAAGTATTTTTTAGGAAGCAAGAAAATCGAACGTAAGTATTCGATGCTCATTTGCTAAATCCTTCACTTCCCAGCTTTTATATGGAGAGGAAAAAGAATGAAATTTGCGATTATAATGCCTTTTTACAATGCGGAAAAAAGGTTAGCATTATCCATAGATAGTATAATTAAGCAGTCTTACAGCTTTTTGAAGCATGTGGAAGTACTGCTTATTAATGATGGAAGCACGGATGGAAGTGGCGCTATCGCAAATCGTTACGCTACAAAATATCCTAACAATATCCGCGTGTTGACCGTTCCAAATGGTGGACCGGCAAAAGCGCGTAATATCGGAATACATAATGTAAGGGAAGATACTGATTTTGTTGGTTTTTTAGACGCCGATGATATAATGTCAGAGAATACGCTAGCAAGTATAGTGGCATTCCTAAATGAGTCTAACGTACCTATGCTTGTACCAGCTTTTTATTACTTAGATGATTTTGGAAGCAAGCAAAAAATTTCACCACATAAATTAAATTACCGTTTTGTAAATGGAAATCGAGTTGCTGATATCGAAAAAGAACCGGAAGCAATTCATTTTTATATTGGCGGTACTTTTTTGCGTTATGATTGTTTGAAAGAATTTACTTTTGATGAGTCACTTTATTTTGCGGAAGATCAGTTATTAATTACGCAGTTCTTACTGCAAAATCGGCGTTATGGCTTGATTGCAGATGCGGGTTATTATTACTATCGTGATTTACAGCAAAAAGCTTCTTTAGTAAGTTCGTCTTGGAAAAAAACAGAAAGATACACACCGTTTTTGCAGAAGGTATATCAAACTTATTTAACCGACTCGAAAGAAATATTTGGTAAGGTGATTCCATATGTGAAGTATCTAATTGCGTACCATGCAAAATTGTTTTTTTATAAAGAAAATATTTATTTTCGGAAAGTTTTAAACGAATCGGAGCAAGCAATTTTCGTGCAGGAATTACAAAAGATTTTACAGGAAGTCGGAGCTAGCACGATTATGGAATTAGACACACCTCTCGTAGTAAAAGAAATGATGTGCTCGATTTTGCAAAATGGATGGCCACTGCAATTCGAAACAGCTGAAAAACAAGGTATTCCACTTGTGACAGTGAAAGAAAATTATCGTATCGGTAAAACAGTCGCGATTGAATTACTCCTAGAAGAAGCAAATATTCGTGATGGCAAATGGCTTGCTCGCACGTCTTTTAAAGAAATGCCAGCTCAGTTAGTCAAACGAAAAGAGAATCAAACCATTTGGGACGTCGTTGTCAGAGAAAAAGGCACAATAGAAAAAGCTGTATTTAAATTAAAACCGTATCAAACGAAAGCGCGTCTTTTTTATCAAGATGAGGAAAAGGAAACGCCTATCGCCGACATAAATATCATAAGTAGCATTTTAGGGAAATTAAAACGAAATCGAGCGTTAAAGCGAAAGTTTAAACAGGGGGGAGTATCCTGATGAAGTTAGTACAAAAAGTGTATTATTTGTTATTTAGGCTAGTAGGATTTTTACCGCGAAAAAAAGATTTAGTGATATTTGAAAGCTTTTCAGGTAAGCAATACAGCTGTAATCCGCGGGCTATTTATGAATATATGGAGGAGCATAATCCGGAATACGAATTATTATGGAGTGTTAATCCAAAATTTGCGCCTATTTTTGAAGCCTATGGAGTTCCTTATGTGAAGCGTTTTTCTGTTAGTTGGTTATTTAAAATGGGGCTCGCTAAGTATTGGATTTCTAATAGTAGACTTCCTTTAGAACTACCAAAACCGAAAAAAACGATTTATGTCCAAACTTGGCATGGAACCCCCCTAAAAAAATTAGGTGTGGATATGGAAGAAGTACATATTCCAGGGCAAACAACGGAACAGTACAAAGCAGATTTTGTAAAAGAAGCACAGAAATGGGATTATTTAATTTCTCCTAATGCTTATTCTAGCGCTATTTTCAGGCGTGCATTTGGTTTTAATGGTGAGATGATTGAGTCGGGCTATCCGCGGAATGATATTTTATTTAGTGCCGATAAAGAGCTAAAAATAGCTAACATAAAAAAAGAGTTAAATATAGCACCAGAGAAAAAAATTATTTTATATGCACCAACATGGCGCGATAATGACTTTTATGAAGCTGGGAAATATAAATTTGACTTAAAAATTGATATCGAAAAAATGCAAGAAAAATTTGGGGATGATATTGTACTACTTGTGCGTATGCATTATCTAGTTGCGGAACATTTTGATTTCATGCAGTATGGTGATTTTGTCCGCGATGCTTCAAATCATGAAGATATACGCGATTTATATTTAGTGAGTGATTTGTTGATTACTGATTATTCCTCTGTATTTTTTGATTATGCGAATTTACAGCGTCCTATGTTGTTTTATACGTATGATTTGGCGGAATATCGTGATACATTACGTGGCTTTTACTTTGATTTTGAAAAGAATGCTCCTGGTCCGCTTGTGGAGACGAATGAAGAGTTAATGAGTGAACTGGAAAAAATGCTTGAAAATCCACCTAAAATAGAAGACAGCTTTTTGGAGCAGTTTTGTACTTGGGAAGATGGTCATGCAGCAGAGAAAACAGTGAAAATCATTTTTGCTGAAAAATAGGTGGTGGGAATTTTGAAAGAAGTAGCGATTTATATTTATATGCTTGCTGTTAAGATAACTGGCTGTTTAGCGAGGATTTTTCCAGTTAAACAAAAAGTGGTACTACTAGTTAGCTTTCCAGAAAATCCCACTGCAATAATAAAGCAAATGAACGAAATGAAAGTCACGCCAAAAACGGTTGTTTTCTATGACCCAAGAGTGGATGTGACCGGTTTTCATTTTGATTTTATCCAATTAAAGCCCAAAAAAATCAAGCACTTTATCTCGTTAATGTTCCATCTGAATACGGCAAAAGTGGTCATTACGGATAATTATTTCGTGGAATTAGCTGGATTAAAAGAACGTAAAAATGTGACCTGCATCCAAATTTGGCATGCGAATGGAGCACTGAAAAAATTCGGCTGGGAAGATAAAGCAGCGCAAAAAAGAAGCGCGAGCGATAAAAAAAGATTTCAAGAAGTATACAGACGTTTTTCAAAAGTGCTTGTCGGATCAGATGAAATGGCAGCCATTTTCCAAAAGTCGTTTTTACTAGACGATTCGCACATGTTGAAGCTGGGAATTCCGAGAACGGACAATTTCTTCAACCAACAACAATTGAAAGAAAATGCCGAATGGACAAATACCAAATTACATCTTTCAAACAAAAAGAAATTATTGTACGCGCCGACATTCCGTGATGAGGAGCTTCAAAGTACCACGCTGCATTTAGATATCGCGAAGATGAAACAAGCGCTCGGAAACGAGTACCAATTAATTTTAAAATTACATCCATCTATAAGTAATGATTTAGATAAAGTAGTGGATGATTTTGTTGTGTACGCGGACAAAGAAACACCAATTGAGACGATACTACCAGCCATAGATGTGTTGATTACTGATTATTCGTCTATTCCATTTGAATTTGCTTTATTAGAAAAACCAATAATCTTTTTCACGTATGATTTAGAGGAATATGATCTGGCTAGAGGGTTGTCAGATGGTTTTTTAACAACAATTCCGGGACCGTTCGTTCATACCACCGAAGAGCTAATACAGTTAATTCAGCAAGATGCATTTGATTTAGAAATCGTTCGATCTTTTGCGGCCAAATGGAATAAATATTCAGATGGACATTCTAGTGAGCGCTTTGTTTCCTTTTTGAAAGAACAGCTAGAAAAGTAGGATGGCTAACAAGTAGAGAAATTTTTGTTTTCTTGATATACTACTAAAGAAAGTAGGTGGGCTGATGAAGAAAGTAATTACATATGGCACATTTGATTTAATTCACTGGGGACATATTCGCTTATTAGAACGAGCAAAAGCTTTAGGGGATTACCTTATTGTAGCCATTTCAACAGATGAATTTAATCGAATCAAACACAAAGAAGCATACCATAACTTTGAACATCGCAAATTAATTTTAGAGGCAATCAGATATGTCGACGAAGTGATTCCAGAAACTAACTGGGAGCAAAAATTAGAAGATGTTAAAAATCGTGATATTGATATTTTTGTGATGGGTGATGATTGGGAAGGCGAATTTGACTTTTTAAAACCTTATTGTGAAGTGGTTTATTTACCACGTACAGATGGCATTTCTACTTCTAAGATAAAAGACGATTTAAAATAAGGGTAGCACAAAACTAGCAGACCGATAATGTTCAATTATTAGGTGGTGGGCTTGTTTTGTGCTATTATTATGTATAAATGATAACGCAAAGAACTAGTTATGTTAGGAGCAGAAGAAATGACAAATTTATTTCAAGATGATAGTCTAACGCTGCATACAGACTTATATCAACTAAATATGATGAAAGCGTATTTTGACGATGGGCTTCATGAGCGTAGATCGGTATTTGAAGTGTTTTTCCGGGATATGCCATTTGATTCGGGTTTTGTTGTGTTCGCTGGGCTAGAACGAATTATTCATTATATGCAAAATTTACATTTTACAGAAACGGATATTGCTTATTTACACGACGAACTTGGTTTTGATGGACCTTTTCTAGAATATTTACGTAACTTTAAATTTAAAGGAAACATTCTTGCTGCGAAAGAAGGGGAGTTTGTTTTTAAAACAGAGCCAATCCTTCAAGTAGAAGCTAGTCTAGCAGAAGCACAATTAATCGAAACAGCTTTGCTTAATATTGTGAATTTCCAAACGCTAATTGCAACTAAAGCGGCGCGAATCCGTTCGGTTATTGATGACGAAACGTTTGCCGAATTTGGTACAAGACGTGCACAAGAAATGGATGCGGCTATTTGGGGCACAAGAGCGGCTTACATCGGCGGTTGTGATTCGACAAGTAATGTTCGCGCTGGAAAGATTTTCGGTATTCCTGTGTCTGGTACGATGGCACATGCGATGGTTCAGGCTTACCGCGATGAACTAGAAGCATTTCGAAGTTATGCAAAAACGCATTTTGATTCGATTTTCTTAGTAGATACATACGATACGCTAAAATCTGGCGTACCAAATGCGATTAAAGTGGCGAAAGAAATGGGCGATAAAATTAACTTTGTCGGTATCCGCCTAGATAGTGGCGATATGGCTTTCTTATCTAAAAAAGCGCGCCAAATGTTAGATGAGGCTGGTTTTACAGAAGCCAAAATTTTTGCTTCGAGTGACCTAGACGAACATACTATTTTATCCCTAAAAGCCCAAAAAGCAAAAATCGATTCTTGGGGCGTTGGCACAAAACTGATTACCGCATACGACCAACCAGCACTAGGGGCCGTTTACAAAATGGCGGCGATTGCTGATGAAAATGATATTTTACAAGATTCGATTAAACTTTCAAGTAACACCGAAAAAGTGTCGACACCTGGTAAAAAGAAAGTTTACCGGATTATTACAAATGAAGATGGCTTGAAAGCAGAAGGAGATTATATTGCTTTAGCGGACGAATCACTCGAAAATGTCGATAAACTAACGATGTTCCACCCAGTTCATACGTATATTATGAAGACAGTCGAGAATTTCACTGCGCGTGAGCTACTTGTACCGATTTTTCAAAACGGAGAACTTGTGTATGATATGCCTTCACTAGATGAAATTAAAGCTTATAAAGAAGAAAACTTGGCGCTCCTTTGGGACGAGTATAAACGAACAGTTCGTCCAGAGCAATACCCAGTTGATTTAAGTGTAAAATGTTGGAAAAACAAGATGCGCAATATCGAAAAAGTGCGTAAAAGTGTCCAACTTCATTCACCAGTTGAACTAGATATGCCGTTTTAGGAGGAATTATAATGGAAATCAGAGAAAGAATTTTAGCAGATATGCAAGTGGCAGAAACGATTGATGCACATGAAGAAATCCGAAAAAGTGTCGAGTTTTTAAAAGCATATTTAAAAAAGAATACGTTCTTAAAAAGCTTTGTTCTCGGGATTTCTGGGGGACAAGATTCAACTTTAACAGGAAAACTAGCACAGATGGCGATAAGCGAAATGCGAGCGGAAACGGGTGACGATGAGTACCAATTCTTCGCTGTGAGCCTACCATACGGAACACAACTAGATGAATCGGACCGTCAAGATGCTCTGAACTTTATGAAACCAGATAATCGTTTAACCGTAAATATTAAAGCCTCAGTAGATGCGAGTGTTACGGCGCTTGCGGAGGCGGGAGTTGAACTATCTGATTTTGCTAAAGGGAATGAAAAAGCGCGCGAACGGATGAAAGTACAATACGCAATTGCAGCGATGCATAAAGGCGTAGTTGTTGGAACCGATCACTCCGCAGAAGCAGTTACTGGCTTTTATACGAAATACGGCGATGGTGGAACGGATATTAACCCACTGTTCCGCTTGAATAAAAGACAAGGCAAGGCACTTCTTAAAGAGCTTGGTTGCCCAGAACATCTATATTTGAAAAAACCAACAGCAGATTTAGAAGATAATAAGCCAGCACTACCAGATGAGGTTGCGCTTGGTGTGACTTATGAGCAAATTGACGATTACTTGGAAGGCAAAGAAGTTCCAGCAGATGCTGCGGAAAAAATCGAGAACTGGTTTATTAAAACCGAACATAAACGCCATATGGCAATTACTATATTTGACGATTTCTGGAAATAGGAGGCTGTTTAAATGAAAGTTGGTTATGGCTTATTAACTGCATTTTATACACACCCAGGAGAAAAAGACAATTTAGTGAAAATCTTGCTTGAAGCAGCAGAGGCTTTGGATGATTACAACACGTGTATCCAATATATCGTCAGTGAATCTGAAACCGAGGCAGATACAGTGTTTGTTTCTGAAATTTGGGTCGACAAAGGGCATCATGCAGCATCACTTGATAACCCAGCAGTACAAGAAACAATTGCACGCGCCAAACCGATGATAAAAGAAATAAAACAAATACAAGAATTAGACATACTCGGTGGAAAAGGCGTATAATTTTAACAACAAGAATGATTCTGGGACTCTCCTGGAATCATTTTTTTGGAGGGATGACAAATGCAAACGTTGATGATTGTTTGTGCTGGCGGTGCGACGTCAAGCTTAATGGCACAAAATGTCGTGAAAAGTGCGACGTCGGAAGGAATAGATGCTGTTTTACTATTTCCAGATGACGTAAAATACAAAGATAGTTTCCTCAAGAAATATAGCGAGCGGGATTTAGTTGTTGTCATGGGCCCAGTCGGCGCAATTACAGCTGGCAAATTCCGTGACTACAAAGAGCAGGTCGATGCGGTTTTAGTAGCACCGCAAGTGAAATATATGTACAAAACAGTGGAGGAAGTATTAGGCGAACTAAATATTCCTTGCGCTAATATTGATTCACTCGATTTCGGTCGGATGCGCGGGGATAAGATTCTCACGCAAGGTCTAGCCTTAATGGATGCGAAAAATTCCAAATAAGGTGTTGCAACTTTAGAGGGGAAACGTTAAAATGAAAGAAGATGAAAAGGACAAGTGATTTGTCCTTTTCTTATATTATTGTGAAGTAACCGCAATTTTGCGGTTTCATTTTATAGATAAGGGTGGTTTTGTTTAAAATTATGAAAGACTTTACCGAGCAAGAGAAAATTATCGTTCTAGATTTTGGTAGTCAGTACAATCAACTAATTACGCGCCGCATTCGTGAATTCGGTGTGTATAGTGAATTACATCCGCATACTATTACAGTTGAAGAAATGAAAGCACTAAATCCAACGGGGATTATTTTTTCAGGAGGACCTAACAGTGTGTATGACGAAGATGCCTTCCGCGCTGACGAAAGAATCTTTGACATGGGAATTCCGATTTTAGGAATTTGTTACGGCATGCAATTAATGACAACGCACTTCGGCGGCAAAGTAGAACGTGCGAAAGACCGCGAATACGGGAAAGCGGACATTCACGTCGAAAAACCAAGTCGTTTATTTGCTGGACTACCAACCGATCAAGTTGTTTGGATGAGTCAC comes from Listeria monocytogenes and encodes:
- a CDS encoding glycosyltransferase family 2 protein, translating into MKFAIIMPFYNAEKRLALSIDSIIKQSYSFLKHVEVLLINDGSTDGSGAIANRYATKYPNNIRVLTVPNGGPAKARNIGIHNVREDTDFVGFLDADDIMSENTLASIVAFLNESNVPMLVPAFYYLDDFGSKQKISPHKLNYRFVNGNRVADIEKEPEAIHFYIGGTFLRYDCLKEFTFDESLYFAEDQLLITQFLLQNRRYGLIADAGYYYYRDLQQKASLVSSSWKKTERYTPFLQKVYQTYLTDSKEIFGKVIPYVKYLIAYHAKLFFYKENIYFRKVLNESEQAIFVQELQKILQEVGASTIMELDTPLVVKEMMCSILQNGWPLQFETAEKQGIPLVTVKENYRIGKTVAIELLLEEANIRDGKWLARTSFKEMPAQLVKRKENQTIWDVVVREKGTIEKAVFKLKPYQTKARLFYQDEEKETPIADINIISSILGKLKRNRALKRKFKQGGVS
- a CDS encoding nicotinate phosphoribosyltransferase; its protein translation is MTNLFQDDSLTLHTDLYQLNMMKAYFDDGLHERRSVFEVFFRDMPFDSGFVVFAGLERIIHYMQNLHFTETDIAYLHDELGFDGPFLEYLRNFKFKGNILAAKEGEFVFKTEPILQVEASLAEAQLIETALLNIVNFQTLIATKAARIRSVIDDETFAEFGTRRAQEMDAAIWGTRAAYIGGCDSTSNVRAGKIFGIPVSGTMAHAMVQAYRDELEAFRSYAKTHFDSIFLVDTYDTLKSGVPNAIKVAKEMGDKINFVGIRLDSGDMAFLSKKARQMLDEAGFTEAKIFASSDLDEHTILSLKAQKAKIDSWGVGTKLITAYDQPALGAVYKMAAIADENDILQDSIKLSSNTEKVSTPGKKKVYRIITNEDGLKAEGDYIALADESLENVDKLTMFHPVHTYIMKTVENFTARELLVPIFQNGELVYDMPSLDEIKAYKEENLALLWDEYKRTVRPEQYPVDLSVKCWKNKMRNIEKVRKSVQLHSPVELDMPF
- a CDS encoding PTS sugar transporter subunit IIB → MQTLMIVCAGGATSSLMAQNVVKSATSEGIDAVLLFPDDVKYKDSFLKKYSERDLVVVMGPVGAITAGKFRDYKEQVDAVLVAPQVKYMYKTVEEVLGELNIPCANIDSLDFGRMRGDKILTQGLALMDAKNSK
- a CDS encoding ribitol-5-phosphate dehydrogenase, with protein sequence MINQVYRLVSERQFEVANVDESLTGDVVVVRPTHLSICAADQRYYTGSRGKEMLSKKLPMALIHEGVGEVVYDATKEFKPGTKVVMIPNTPFENDPVIAENYLRSSKFRSSGYDGLMQDYVFMRRDRVVALPDDINMKVAAFSELISVAVHAILRFEGKSNANRESFGVWGDGNLGFITSLLLKNWYPDSKVYIFGKTPYKLDFFSFVDGAYAIDDVPADLVIDQAFECAGGMGSQYAVSQIIDVIKPEGTISLLGVSEYPIEFNSRMVLEKGLTVYGSSRSGRIDFEKTVEFLSTNKRGVEYLQNLVGEVHTVHSIQDVIEAFEADLRSPWGKSVMEWKI
- the nadE gene encoding ammonia-dependent NAD(+) synthetase, which gives rise to MEIRERILADMQVAETIDAHEEIRKSVEFLKAYLKKNTFLKSFVLGISGGQDSTLTGKLAQMAISEMRAETGDDEYQFFAVSLPYGTQLDESDRQDALNFMKPDNRLTVNIKASVDASVTALAEAGVELSDFAKGNEKARERMKVQYAIAAMHKGVVVGTDHSAEAVTGFYTKYGDGGTDINPLFRLNKRQGKALLKELGCPEHLYLKKPTADLEDNKPALPDEVALGVTYEQIDDYLEGKEVPADAAEKIENWFIKTEHKRHMAITIFDDFWK
- a CDS encoding CDP-glycerol glycerophosphotransferase family protein, coding for MKEVAIYIYMLAVKITGCLARIFPVKQKVVLLVSFPENPTAIIKQMNEMKVTPKTVVFYDPRVDVTGFHFDFIQLKPKKIKHFISLMFHLNTAKVVITDNYFVELAGLKERKNVTCIQIWHANGALKKFGWEDKAAQKRSASDKKRFQEVYRRFSKVLVGSDEMAAIFQKSFLLDDSHMLKLGIPRTDNFFNQQQLKENAEWTNTKLHLSNKKKLLYAPTFRDEELQSTTLHLDIAKMKQALGNEYQLILKLHPSISNDLDKVVDDFVVYADKETPIETILPAIDVLITDYSSIPFEFALLEKPIIFFTYDLEEYDLARGLSDGFLTTIPGPFVHTTEELIQLIQQDAFDLEIVRSFAAKWNKYSDGHSSERFVSFLKEQLEK
- a CDS encoding putative quinol monooxygenase, which translates into the protein MKVGYGLLTAFYTHPGEKDNLVKILLEAAEALDDYNTCIQYIVSESETEADTVFVSEIWVDKGHHAASLDNPAVQETIARAKPMIKEIKQIQELDILGGKGV
- a CDS encoding CDP-glycerol glycerophosphotransferase family protein produces the protein MKLVQKVYYLLFRLVGFLPRKKDLVIFESFSGKQYSCNPRAIYEYMEEHNPEYELLWSVNPKFAPIFEAYGVPYVKRFSVSWLFKMGLAKYWISNSRLPLELPKPKKTIYVQTWHGTPLKKLGVDMEEVHIPGQTTEQYKADFVKEAQKWDYLISPNAYSSAIFRRAFGFNGEMIESGYPRNDILFSADKELKIANIKKELNIAPEKKIILYAPTWRDNDFYEAGKYKFDLKIDIEKMQEKFGDDIVLLVRMHYLVAEHFDFMQYGDFVRDASNHEDIRDLYLVSDLLITDYSSVFFDYANLQRPMLFYTYDLAEYRDTLRGFYFDFEKNAPGPLVETNEELMSELEKMLENPPKIEDSFLEQFCTWEDGHAAEKTVKIIFAEK
- the tagD gene encoding glycerol-3-phosphate cytidylyltransferase → MKKVITYGTFDLIHWGHIRLLERAKALGDYLIVAISTDEFNRIKHKEAYHNFEHRKLILEAIRYVDEVIPETNWEQKLEDVKNRDIDIFVMGDDWEGEFDFLKPYCEVVYLPRTDGISTSKIKDDLK